The Pseudomonas sp. SCA2728.1_7 DNA segment TGATAGAGCTGGCGCATCAACGGCTCATGCCTGGCTGAGCGGACGCGGCGTGGCGGGTTTGGCAAATGTACCGCTGGCGTTATAAAGCGCTGGCGCTTCACCACCGGTGAGGATCTTCAGCTGATTGGCCGTGGCGGCCTGCTGGATCTGGATCGACTGACCATTCTTGAGGTTGGCGGCCTGGCATTGCGCGATCAGATCGGTCAATGCGTCGCCTTGCGTCAACAACTGCTCGCCAATGCTCGACTGGCCAGCCAGTTGCTCCAGACCGCTGCGGTCTGTCGGCAAGTTGAGGCTGGCGAGGATTTCGCTGCGTTTGCGGCCATGCTGTTCAAGCAGAATGATCAATGCCTGTTTGTGCGCCAGAATTTCTTCCAGCAGGGGCATGTCGCGACCGTGCAACGCGAGAGATTCGGTTTGCAGCAACTCCAGCAATTGTTGAGCTGGAGCAAAGTCGTCGTTGATCAGTTGCAATAAATTAGTGTCGTGCATGGCTGGCCTTGGGTGTTAAGCGTCCAAAAGCCTCGCGCCGGCAAAGGCCTAGCGCTGGGCTTCGAAGTTGAGCAGTTTGCTGGCTACACGGTTGCTGTCGACTTTATAGCTGCCATCGGCAATCGCGGCTTTCAACTCGGCCACACGGGCTTTGTCGACAGCAGGTTGATCGCGCAGCTTGTCAGTGACCTTCTGCAACTGTTGAGCCTCATTGCTGAGGTGTACCGATTCCCCGCTTTTTGCGGTACTGGCCGGTTCGGCCTGGGTATTCAGCGGCGCGGAGGTGCCGGTTTCGGCGGTTTCCTTGGCGTTGCTGGTACGTGTACTGCCCGTAAGTGACGAGGAGCTGTTCAAACGGCTGAAATCGATGACCATGATAAAAACCTCTGGGAATTTGGACGCTTGCCATGTTTTCGGCCATCCCCTGGAAAACTTTAGGCACATTTACAATGAGCCTTGCATGCGCCGGCGCGTGTCCTGCTGCGGCACAGTTTAGGGAACAGCCGGGGTCAGCGCCAGTTTTCTACATCGCGACTTCCACTTGGCCGGGCGCGGTGACTTGCGCCTTGATGACCCGTTGCGAGTTGAGGTTTTTCACCCGGATCTGTTCCTTCAAACCGCCATTGGCCAGCGCTTCACCGGGCATGCGCACAGCGAGCGTGCCGCTGCGCGCAGTGATGACCACTTGATCGCCCTTGCGAATGACTTCCGCCTGTTCCAGATGAACCAAGGTAATGACCTGATCGGCTACCGTTGGTCGGGTTAATTTCTGCCCGATCGCTTCGTCTACCGAGGTCAGAAAGCCTTGGTTGATCGTACTCACGTCGCGCTCACGCAGGGTCACGTCCTGCGGTTCGATAATCCCTGCACGTTTGAGCGGTCGGGTGGTGGTCACAATCTCGCGAAACAGGCGGACTTGAGCGGGCACGAACACGGTCCAGGGCGAGGCGCCTTCACAGCGGACCTTCACCGTGACCCGGCCCAACGGACGTGCCGGGCTCTCCAAAGTCGCTGTCAATTCCTTGTCGCACATAGGCATGCGCATACGGGGGTCGAGCTGGTTAACTTCGATTTCGTAGCGGCCTTCCGTTTGACTGGTTGCCAGATAGTCTTCTACGGTGAACTCAAGAAAGCCCTGAGTGACGCCGATAAGCATGTCAGGCAAGGTAACCGCATCAGCAATGGCAGGGCTGCCAGCAAAAAAGCAGCAAATAGCGCCCGCAGCACAGAGCCCTCTGCGGAGGGGAGATGTCAGGCGTCGAAAAAATGTCGTTTGAGCGTTCATACGAGTTAAAAAGCAAGCGCCGTGCCGTTTAGCAATGAATGTGCGTCGCAACAACACTTGGCGTTGATGTAGGAGTCTGGGCATGGCTGGTGTAATGGATTCGGTGAACCAGCGCACGCAACTGGTAGGGCAGAATCGCCTGGAGCTGTTGTTGTTCCGTCTTGACGGTCAGCAGCTCTATGGAATCAACGTGTTCAAGGTGCGGGAAGTGTTGCAGTGCCCGTCGCTGACGTTGATGCCCAAGTCCAGTCCTGTCGTGTGTGGGGTGGCAAATATCCGGGGGGCGACCATTCCGATCCTTGATCTGGCAATGGCGACCGGTTCCGGAGCGTTGAAAGACAAGAACAACCCGTTCGTGATCATCACGGAGTACAACACCAAGACCCAGGGTTTCCTGGTCCGCTCGGTGGAGCGCATCGTCAACATGAACTGGGAAGAGATTCATCCACCGCCCAAGGGCACGGGTCGCGATCATTACCTGACCGCTGTGACTCGGGTGGACAATCAGTTAGTCGAAATCATCGACGTCGAGAAAGTGCTGGCGGAAGTTGCGCCGACACCGGAAGCGATTTCGGTGGGCGTGGTCGATGTCGAGACCCAGACCAAGGCACTGTCGTTGCGTGTCTTGACGGTCGATGACTCGTCGGTGGCGCGCAAGCAGGTCACGCGTTGTCTACAGACGATCGGTGTCGAAGTGGTGGCGCTGAACGACGGCAAGCAGGCGCTGGATTACCTGCGCAAGCTGGTCGACGAGGGCAAGAAGCCGGAAGAAGAGTTCCTGATGATGATTTCCGACATCGAGATGCCGGAGATGGACGGGTACACCCTGACGGCGGAAATCCGCGGCGACGCACGCATGCAAAAGCTTCATATCATCCTGCATACTTCGTTGTCCGGGGTATTCAATCAGGCGATGGTCAAGAAAGTCGGTGCTGATGACTTCCTGGCCAAGTTCCGCCCTGATGACCTGGCATCCCGGGTAGTCGACCGGATCAAAGCAGCAGATATCAGCTAGGAGCGTTTTGCTCCTGGCGGTCAACACGATTTAAGAGGCGGCATCATTGTCTACGGGTAATTTGGATTTCGAACAGTTCCGGGTCTTCCTGGAAAAAGCCTGTGGCATTTTGCTCGGTGAAAACAAGCAATACCTGGTCTCGAGCCGTCTCAACAAACTGATGGAGCAGCAAGGCATCAAATCCCTGGGTGAGCTGGTTCAGCGCATCCAGACCCAGCCGCGCAGCGGTTTGCGCGAGCAAGTGGTCGATGCCATGACGACCAACGAAACCCTGTGGTTTCGTGACACCTATCCGTTTGAAGTCTTGAAGAACAAGGTACTGCCTGAAGCGATCAAGGCCAGCCCCAACCAGCGCCTGCGGATCTGGTCGGCGGCGTGCTCGTCGGGCCAGGAACCGTACTCGCTGTCGATGTCGATCGACGAGTTCGAGCGCAGCAACCTAGGCCAGTTGAAGATGGGTGTGCAAATCGTTGCCACTGATTTGTCCGGCCTTATGCTGACCAACTGCAAGACGGGCGAGTACGACAGCCTGGCGATCGGTCGTGGTTTGTCGCCGGAACGTCTGCAGCGTTACTTCGACCCGAAAGGGCCGGGGCGCTGGGTGATCAAGGCACCGATCAAGAACCGCGTGGAGTTCCGTTCGTTCAACCTGCTCGACAGCTATGCCGCGCTGGGCAAGTTCGACATCGTGTTCTGCCGCAACGTGTTGATCTACTTCTCTGCCGAAGTGAAGAAAGACATCCTGTTGCGCATTCACAGCACGTTGAAGCCGGGCGGTTATCTGTTCCTTGGCGCTTCCGAAGCGTTGAACGGTTTGCCGGACCATTACCAGATGGTGCAGTGCAGCCCGGGGATCATTTACCAGGCGAAATGATTGCATCGGCAATACAAAAAACGGCAGGCCCGCAAAGGCCTGCCGTTTTTTTGTGCCCGAAGAAATTCTCCCTGACACCACAAAACCCCTGTAGGAGTGAGCCTGCTCGCGATAGCGGTAGCACATCCAACATCATCGGTGCCTGACACACCGCTATCGCGAGCAGGCTCACTCCTACAAGGAGGCTGTGGTGTGGATGAGGGAGAAGGCAAGCGGCAGAAAAGCGGCATCCGGCGGAAACCGGTTGCCGCTTTTCTGGCATTGCCGCTTTGCCGACGTCCGGCAAGGCCCCGGTTTACGGGGGTTTTATGGTTTGGCACGGCGCTTGCTAAAGCTCAGTTACGAAAAACCGGTCACCTGAAGGTTCCCGACATGAGCATCAGCTTCGATAAAGCGCTCGGCATTCACGAAAAGGCATTGGGCTTCCGCGCCCAGCGTGCCGAAGTGCTGGCCAACAACATCGCCAACGCCGACACCCCGAACTACAAGGCTCGGGATCTGGACTTCTCCAAAGTGCTTGAAGCACAGACCCAGAAGAACGCCAACGGCACCATCGCTTTGAACATGACCAACAGCCGTCACATCGAAGCTGAAGGCCTGGGCAACGGCGACGAATCGCTGATGTATCGCACGCCGATGCAACCTTCGATCGACCAGAACACTGTGGACGCCCAACTGGAACAGTCGAACTACGCGGAAAACGCCGTCGGCTTCCAGGCCAGCTTCACCCTGCTCAACAGCAAATTCAAAGGGCTGGTGTCAGCCCTGCGCGGAGAGTAATCCATGTCCCTGTCCAGCGTTTTCAACATTGCCGGCAGCGGCATGAGCGCACAGACCACGCGTCTGAACACCGTGGCGTCGAACATCGCCAACGCCGAAACCGTCTCGTCGAGCATCGACCAGACCTATCGCGCCCGTCACCCGGTATTCGCCACCATGTTCCAGGGCGGCCAGAACAGTGGCAGCAACTCGTTGTTCCAGAGCCAGGACGCGGCCGGTCAGGGCGTACAGGTGCTCGGTGTGGTCGAAGACCAGAGCAACCTCGAAGCGCGCTACGAGCCGAACCATCCGGCGGCTGACGCCAAAGGCTACGTCTACTACCCGAACGTCAACGTAGTGGAAGAAATGGCCGACATGATTTCCGCGAGCCGTTCGTTCCAGACCAACGCCGAAATGATGAACACCGCCAAAACCATGATGCAGAAGGTACTGACCCTCGGTCAGTAATAAGGGGCGACTGCCATGAGTGTTACCGATACCACCGCTACGCCGAGCCTGAAGGACATCCTCGCCAACTCGGCGAAGACCAGCAGCACCACGACGGGCGGCATCGCCTCGGCGACCAACAGTGCCACCGGCGGTCAAGCGTTGGGCAAGGATGCGTTCCTGCAATTGCTGGTCACCCAGCTGAAAAACCAGAACCCGCTCGACCCGCAGGACAACAGCGCATTCGTTGCGCAGTTGGCGCAGTTCAGCAGCCTCGAAGGCATCACCACGCTGAACTCCACCGTGAGTGGCCTGGCCGGCAACTACAACTCGTCGCAGGCGCTGCAAGCTTCGTCGCTGGTCGGTCGCAATGTGATCGTGCAGACCAACACCGCGCAGCTCGACGATCCGAGCAAAGGCCTGACCGGTTCGGTGAACCTGTCGACGTCCATTGCTGAGGGTACCGTGACCATCACCGACAGCAGCGGCAAGACGGTTCGCACCATCGATCTGGGCAGTCGCGCCGCTGGCAGTGCCAGCTTCACCTGGGACGGCAAGGACACGTCCGGCACCCTCGTGCCGACCGGTACCTACACCTTCAAGGCGAGCGCACCGATCAACGGCACCGCGACCGATCTGGCCACTTACCTGCCGGCAACGGTCAACAGCGTGACGATCAGCCAGACCGGTGGCGAGCTGATGCTCAACCTGGCTGGCAAGGGCTCCGTTGCCCTGTCCAAAGTACAAACCATTGGTATATAGAGCCGACTAACCGGCAACAAAGGAGTGGAATATGTCTTTCAATATCGGCCTTAGCGGTCTCTATGCAGCCAACAAACAACTGGACGTGACCGGCAACAACATCGCCAACGTCGCGACCGCCGGTTTCAAATCGTCCCGTGCAGAATTCGAAGACGTTTACTCGGCGACCCGTCTGGGCACCGGCAGCAAAGTCATCGGCAACGGTGTGCGCCTGGCCAACGTTTCCCAGCAGTTCACCCAGGGTGACATCAACAACACCGGCAACGTGTTGGACATGGGTATCAACGGTTCCGGCTTCTTCACCATGAGCAACAACGGTTCGATTTCCTACACCCGTGCCGGTACTTTCAAAGTCGACGACGCCGGTTTCATCACCAACACCGACTACACCTCGCGCCTGCAAGGTTACGCTGTGGATTCCAGCGGCAAAATCATCAAGGGCGTGTTGACCGACCTGAAGATCGACACCTCGAACCTGGCCCCGAAGTCGACTTCGGCCGTGGGGTCGAGCATCAACCTGAACTCGTCGGCTCCCGTGATCGTTGATACCGGCGCCACCGCTGTCAAGTTCGATCCGTCCAAGGTCGAGACTTACACCGAGTCGTTCAGCACCCCGATCTATGACACGCAGGGCAACAAGCACAACATGGATCAGTACGTCGTGAAGACGGGCGAAAACACCTGGAAGGTGTACACGCTGGTGGACGGGCGCAACCCGGACGCGACCGGCAGTGATCCAAGCAAAGCTGCCACTCCGCCGATTGCATCGACTCTGACGTTCGACAGTTCCGGCAAGCTGCTTCAGGTCAGCACACCGAGCACTCTGCCGCCGCCGGCTCCGAACCCGATCATCAGCAGCGATCTCACACTGAAAAACTGGGTGCCGGGCACCGTGACCAATGGCAACTTCACGCCTAACGGCGCGGCTGCCAACCCGAATGGCGTGACCGTTTCCCTGGCCAAGACCACTCAGTACAACGCGGATACCTCGCGTACCATCCCGACTCAGGATGGTTACGCCACTGGCCAGATCACCAACCTGACCATCGACGGCACCGGAACGCTGTTCGCCAACTTCAGCAACAACCAGAACAAGGCGATCGGCCAGGTTGCACTGGCCAGCTTCACTAACGAGCAAGGTCTGCAAGCAGTGGGCGGCACCAGTTGGAAGGAAACCTTCGCTTCGGGTATTCCGGGTTATGACGCTCCGGAAACCGGCACCTTGGGTTCGATTCAGTCCAACTCGCTGGAAGAGTCAAACGTTAACCTGACCAATGAGCTGGTGGACCTGATCAAGGGCCAGAGCAACTATCAGGCGAACGCCAAGACCATTTCGACCCAGAGCACCATCATGCAGACCATCATTCAGATGACCTGATGTGTTCGAATAGCTGCACTGAAAACCGACGCCTTGGGCGTCGGTTTTTTTTTGCCTGCTATCAGGCTTTGCTTAGATACCTACCGTTCGTCGGAAGCTGTGGTGCAGTAATTGCAGATGCCCCGAGCAAAGGAGGGGGCGCGTCAAACTTCCGCAGGTCATGGAGACCTCTGGTTGCAGGGCGGTTAAACGTCTCATCAATGACCACGCGCAAAAGTACTCGGCCTTATCGAGGCGATTCTGAAGCATTGCGTTGACTATCGATTCATCAAAAAGGCAAGGAAGAAACAATGGCAGTTATAAACGGAACGTCGGGTACGGACACACTGGTAGGCACGTCAAGTGCGGATGAGTTGTATGGGTTTGCAGGAAATGACTCGCTGAGTGGTGGCGAGGGCAATGACCTGCTGGATGGCGGGGCAGGTGCTGATGTCTTGAATGGCGGGAACGGTATCGATACCGCGTCTTATGCCAACTCGACAGCCGGGGTAACCGTTAACCTGGTTTCAGGCACGGGTATTGGCGGGGATGCGCAGGGTGACACCTTGACCTCCATTGAGACGGTCGTCGGGTCTGCGTTCAACGACAACCTGACCGCAAGTCTGGCGGGCAACAGTTTGATCGGCGGCGCGGGCAATGACGTGTATTTCGTCAACGGCTCGGCAGTGAACGTGATCGAAACCGCCGGCGGTGGCGATGACGAAGTACGCACCGTGGTTACCAACCTGCGTCTGGCCGACAACGTTGAGCGCCTGACTTACGTCGGCAACAGCAGCTTTGTCGGGTTCGGCAACGGTCTGGACAACGTCATTACTGGCGGCGCCAACAATGACACCTTGTCGGGTGGTGCAGGCGCTGACCAGTTCATCGGCGGTGCGGGCACCGATACCGTGAGCTACATCGACAGTCCCGGCTCGATCACCATCAACACCAAAACCGGCGTCCACACCGGCATTGCCGAGGGTGATACGTATGTTGGCATTGAGGTGATTCAAGGTTCGAACTCCGACGACATTTTCATCAGTGGCGCAGCCGCCGATACGTTCGATGGCTCGATGGGCAATAACGACACCGTTGATTACTCGGGTTCGGCAAGCGGTGTGACGGCGAGCCTGCTCAGTGGTGCGGTCGGTGTCGGCGGTGATGCGCAGGGCGACCGACTGTGGAACATCGAAACCGTGATCGGCTCGTCATTTGACGACTCGCTGACTGCGAGCCTTGCAGGCAACAAACTGATCGGCGGCGCGGGCAATGACGTGTATTTCGTCAACGGCTCGGCAGTGAACGTGATCGAAACCGCCGGCGGCGGCGATGACGAAGTACGCACTGTGGTCACCAACCTGCGTCTGGCCGATAACGTCGAGCGTCTGACTTACGTCGGCAACAGCAGCTTTGTCGGGTGCGGCAACGGTCTGGACAACGTCATCACTGGCGGCGCCAACAATGACACCCTGTCGGGCGGCGCCGGCGCTGACCAGTTCATCGGCGGTGCGGGCACCGATACCGTGAGCTACATCGACAGTCCCGGCTCGATCACGATCAACACCAAAACCGGCGTCCACACCGGGATTGCCGAGGGTGATACGTTCGTTGGCATTGAGGTGATTCAAGGCTCGAACTCCGACGACATTTTCATCAGTGGCGCAGCCGCCGATACGTTCGATGGCTCGATGGGCAACAACGACACCGTTGATTACTCGGGTTCGGCAAGCGGTGTGACGGCGAGCCTGCTCAGTGGCGCGGTCGGTGTCGGCGGTGATGCGCAGGGCGACCGACTGTGGAACATCGAAACCGTGATCGGCTCGTCATTTGGCGACTCGCTGACTGCGAGCCTTGCAGGCAACAAACTGATCGGCGGCGCGGGCAACGACGTGTATTTCGTCAATGGCTCGGCAGTCAACGTGATCGAAACCGCCGGCGGCGGCGATGACGAAGTACGCACCGTGGTCACCAACCTGCGTCTGGCCGACAACGTCGAGCGCCTGACTTACGTAGGCAACAGCAGTTTTGTCGGGTTCGGCAACGGTCTGGACAACGTCATCACTGGCGGCGCCAACAACGACACCCTGTCGGGCGGCGCCGGCGCTGACCAGTTCATCGGCGGTGCGGGCACTGATACCGTGAGCTACATCGACAGTCCCGGCTCGATCACGATCAACACCAAAACCGGCGTACACACCGGCATTGCCGAGGGTGATACGTATGTTGGCATTGAGGTGATTCAAGGCTCGAACTCCGACGATATTTTCATCAGTGGCGCAGCCGCCGATACGTTCGATGGCTCGATGGGCAATAACGACACCGTTGATTACTCGGGTTCGGCAAGCGGTGTGACGGCGAGCCTGCTCAGTGGTGCGGTCGGTGTCGGCGGTGATGCGCAGGGCGACCGACTGTGGAACATCGAAACCGTGATCGGCTCGTCATTTGACGACTCGCTGACCGCGAGCCTTGCAGGCAACAAACTGATCGGCGGCGCGGGCAACGACGTGTATTTCGTCAACGGCTCGGCAGTGAACGTGATCGAAACCGCCGGCGGTGGCGATGACGAAGTACGCACCGTGGTCACCAACCTGCGTCTGGCCGACAACGTCGAGCGCCTGACTTACGTCGGCAACAGCAGTTTTGTCGGGTTCGGCAACGGTCTGGACAACGTCATTACTGGCGGCGCCAACAACGACACCCTGTCGGGTGGTGCAGGCGCTGACCAGTTCATCGGCGGTGCGGGCACTGATACCGTGAGCTACATCGACAGTCCCGGCTCGATCACCATCAACACCAAAACCGGCGTCCACACCGGCATTGCCGAGGGTGATACGTTCGTTGGCATTGAGGTGATTCAAGGTTCGAACTCCGACGACATTTTCATCAGTGGCGCAGCCGCCGATACGTTCGATGGCTCGATGGGCAACAACGACACCGTTGATTACTCGGGTTCGGCAAGCGGTGTGACGGCGAGCCTGCTCAGTGGCGCGGTCGGTGTCGGCGGTGATGCGCAGGGCGACCGACTGTGGAACATCGAAACCGTGATCGGCTCGTCATTTGACGACTCGCTGACCGCGAGCCTTGCAGGCAACAAACTGATCGGCGGCGCGGGCAACGACGTGTATTTCGTCAACGGCTCGGCAGTGAACGTGATCGAAACCGCCGGCGGTGGCGATGACGAAGTACGCACCGTGGTCACCAACCTGCGTCTGGCCGACAACGTCGAGCGCCTGACTTACGTCGGCAACAGCAGTTTTGTCGGGTTCGGCAACGGTCTGGACAACGTCATTACTGGCGGCGCCAACAACGACACCCTGTCGGGTGGTGCAGGCGCTGACCAGTTCATCGGCGGTGCGGGCACTGATACCGTGAGCTACATCGACAGTCCCGGCTCGATCACCATCAACACCAAAACCGGCGTCCACACCGGCATTGCCGAGGGTGATACGTTCGTTGGCATTGAGGTGATTCAAGGTTCGAACTCCGACGACATTTTCATCAGTGGCGCAGCCGCCGATACGTTCGATGGCTCGATGGGCAACAACGACACCGTTGATTACTCGGGTTCGGCAAGCGGTGTGACGGCGAGCCTGCTCAGTGGCGCGGTCGGTGTCGGCGGTGATGCGCAGGGCGACCGACTGTGGAACATCGAAACCGTGATCGGCTCGTCATTTGACGACTCGCTGACCGCGAGCCTTGCAGGCAACAAACTGATCGGCGGCGCGGGCAACGACGTGTATTTCGTCAACGGCTCGGCAGTGAACGTGATCGAAACCGCCGGCGGTGGCGATGACGAAGTACGCACCGTGGTCACCAACCTGCGTCTGGCCGACAACGTTGAGCGTCTGACTTACGTCGGCAACAGCAGTTTTGTCGGGTTCGGCAACGGTCTGGACAACGTCATTACTGGCGGCGCAAACAACGACGTATTGTCGGGTGGTGCGGGGGCGGACCAATTTATCGGTGGCAATGGTTTTGACGTCGCCAGCTATATCGACAGCCCGACCGGTGTGACGATCAACACCAAGACCGGCGTGAACTCCGGCATCGCCTTGGGTGATACGTATGTCGGTATCGAGCAAATTCGTGGATCAAATAGCGGCGATATCTTCGTCGGTGGGCTGGGTGCGGATAATTTCGACGGGAGCGGCGGCACCGACATCCTCAGCTTTGCGAGTG contains these protein-coding regions:
- a CDS encoding flagellar protein FlgN, whose product is MHDTNLLQLINDDFAPAQQLLELLQTESLALHGRDMPLLEEILAHKQALIILLEQHGRKRSEILASLNLPTDRSGLEQLAGQSSIGEQLLTQGDALTDLIAQCQAANLKNGQSIQIQQAATANQLKILTGGEAPALYNASGTFAKPATPRPLSQA
- the flgM gene encoding flagellar biosynthesis anti-sigma factor FlgM gives rise to the protein MVIDFSRLNSSSSLTGSTRTSNAKETAETGTSAPLNTQAEPASTAKSGESVHLSNEAQQLQKVTDKLRDQPAVDKARVAELKAAIADGSYKVDSNRVASKLLNFEAQR
- the flgA gene encoding flagellar basal body P-ring formation chaperone FlgA is translated as MNAQTTFFRRLTSPLRRGLCAAGAICCFFAGSPAIADAVTLPDMLIGVTQGFLEFTVEDYLATSQTEGRYEIEVNQLDPRMRMPMCDKELTATLESPARPLGRVTVKVRCEGASPWTVFVPAQVRLFREIVTTTRPLKRAGIIEPQDVTLRERDVSTINQGFLTSVDEAIGQKLTRPTVADQVITLVHLEQAEVIRKGDQVVITARSGTLAVRMPGEALANGGLKEQIRVKNLNSQRVIKAQVTAPGQVEVAM
- a CDS encoding chemotaxis protein CheV; its protein translation is MAGVMDSVNQRTQLVGQNRLELLLFRLDGQQLYGINVFKVREVLQCPSLTLMPKSSPVVCGVANIRGATIPILDLAMATGSGALKDKNNPFVIITEYNTKTQGFLVRSVERIVNMNWEEIHPPPKGTGRDHYLTAVTRVDNQLVEIIDVEKVLAEVAPTPEAISVGVVDVETQTKALSLRVLTVDDSSVARKQVTRCLQTIGVEVVALNDGKQALDYLRKLVDEGKKPEEEFLMMISDIEMPEMDGYTLTAEIRGDARMQKLHIILHTSLSGVFNQAMVKKVGADDFLAKFRPDDLASRVVDRIKAADIS
- the cheR gene encoding protein-glutamate O-methyltransferase CheR; this encodes MSTGNLDFEQFRVFLEKACGILLGENKQYLVSSRLNKLMEQQGIKSLGELVQRIQTQPRSGLREQVVDAMTTNETLWFRDTYPFEVLKNKVLPEAIKASPNQRLRIWSAACSSGQEPYSLSMSIDEFERSNLGQLKMGVQIVATDLSGLMLTNCKTGEYDSLAIGRGLSPERLQRYFDPKGPGRWVIKAPIKNRVEFRSFNLLDSYAALGKFDIVFCRNVLIYFSAEVKKDILLRIHSTLKPGGYLFLGASEALNGLPDHYQMVQCSPGIIYQAK
- the flgB gene encoding flagellar basal body rod protein FlgB, translated to MSISFDKALGIHEKALGFRAQRAEVLANNIANADTPNYKARDLDFSKVLEAQTQKNANGTIALNMTNSRHIEAEGLGNGDESLMYRTPMQPSIDQNTVDAQLEQSNYAENAVGFQASFTLLNSKFKGLVSALRGE
- the flgC gene encoding flagellar basal body rod protein FlgC; its protein translation is MSLSSVFNIAGSGMSAQTTRLNTVASNIANAETVSSSIDQTYRARHPVFATMFQGGQNSGSNSLFQSQDAAGQGVQVLGVVEDQSNLEARYEPNHPAADAKGYVYYPNVNVVEEMADMISASRSFQTNAEMMNTAKTMMQKVLTLGQ
- the flgD gene encoding flagellar hook assembly protein FlgD, with amino-acid sequence MSVTDTTATPSLKDILANSAKTSSTTTGGIASATNSATGGQALGKDAFLQLLVTQLKNQNPLDPQDNSAFVAQLAQFSSLEGITTLNSTVSGLAGNYNSSQALQASSLVGRNVIVQTNTAQLDDPSKGLTGSVNLSTSIAEGTVTITDSSGKTVRTIDLGSRAAGSASFTWDGKDTSGTLVPTGTYTFKASAPINGTATDLATYLPATVNSVTISQTGGELMLNLAGKGSVALSKVQTIGI
- the flgE gene encoding flagellar hook protein FlgE, giving the protein MSFNIGLSGLYAANKQLDVTGNNIANVATAGFKSSRAEFEDVYSATRLGTGSKVIGNGVRLANVSQQFTQGDINNTGNVLDMGINGSGFFTMSNNGSISYTRAGTFKVDDAGFITNTDYTSRLQGYAVDSSGKIIKGVLTDLKIDTSNLAPKSTSAVGSSINLNSSAPVIVDTGATAVKFDPSKVETYTESFSTPIYDTQGNKHNMDQYVVKTGENTWKVYTLVDGRNPDATGSDPSKAATPPIASTLTFDSSGKLLQVSTPSTLPPPAPNPIISSDLTLKNWVPGTVTNGNFTPNGAAANPNGVTVSLAKTTQYNADTSRTIPTQDGYATGQITNLTIDGTGTLFANFSNNQNKAIGQVALASFTNEQGLQAVGGTSWKETFASGIPGYDAPETGTLGSIQSNSLEESNVNLTNELVDLIKGQSNYQANAKTISTQSTIMQTIIQMT
- a CDS encoding calcium-binding protein — translated: MAVINGTSGTDTLVGTSSADELYGFAGNDSLSGGEGNDLLDGGAGADVLNGGNGIDTASYANSTAGVTVNLVSGTGIGGDAQGDTLTSIETVVGSAFNDNLTASLAGNSLIGGAGNDVYFVNGSAVNVIETAGGGDDEVRTVVTNLRLADNVERLTYVGNSSFVGFGNGLDNVITGGANNDTLSGGAGADQFIGGAGTDTVSYIDSPGSITINTKTGVHTGIAEGDTYVGIEVIQGSNSDDIFISGAAADTFDGSMGNNDTVDYSGSASGVTASLLSGAVGVGGDAQGDRLWNIETVIGSSFDDSLTASLAGNKLIGGAGNDVYFVNGSAVNVIETAGGGDDEVRTVVTNLRLADNVERLTYVGNSSFVGCGNGLDNVITGGANNDTLSGGAGADQFIGGAGTDTVSYIDSPGSITINTKTGVHTGIAEGDTFVGIEVIQGSNSDDIFISGAAADTFDGSMGNNDTVDYSGSASGVTASLLSGAVGVGGDAQGDRLWNIETVIGSSFGDSLTASLAGNKLIGGAGNDVYFVNGSAVNVIETAGGGDDEVRTVVTNLRLADNVERLTYVGNSSFVGFGNGLDNVITGGANNDTLSGGAGADQFIGGAGTDTVSYIDSPGSITINTKTGVHTGIAEGDTYVGIEVIQGSNSDDIFISGAAADTFDGSMGNNDTVDYSGSASGVTASLLSGAVGVGGDAQGDRLWNIETVIGSSFDDSLTASLAGNKLIGGAGNDVYFVNGSAVNVIETAGGGDDEVRTVVTNLRLADNVERLTYVGNSSFVGFGNGLDNVITGGANNDTLSGGAGADQFIGGAGTDTVSYIDSPGSITINTKTGVHTGIAEGDTFVGIEVIQGSNSDDIFISGAAADTFDGSMGNNDTVDYSGSASGVTASLLSGAVGVGGDAQGDRLWNIETVIGSSFDDSLTASLAGNKLIGGAGNDVYFVNGSAVNVIETAGGGDDEVRTVVTNLRLADNVERLTYVGNSSFVGFGNGLDNVITGGANNDTLSGGAGADQFIGGAGTDTVSYIDSPGSITINTKTGVHTGIAEGDTFVGIEVIQGSNSDDIFISGAAADTFDGSMGNNDTVDYSGSASGVTASLLSGAVGVGGDAQGDRLWNIETVIGSSFDDSLTASLAGNKLIGGAGNDVYFVNGSAVNVIETAGGGDDEVRTVVTNLRLADNVERLTYVGNSSFVGFGNGLDNVITGGANNDVLSGGAGADQFIGGNGFDVASYIDSPTGVTINTKTGVNSGIALGDTYVGIEQIRGSNSGDIFVGGLGADNFDGSGGTDILSFASETSGVTLDLSPTVLTGIAAGDAYTSIEAFQGTSYADTFTGSARAAESFIGGGGADTLTGVGRGDGAWYVNSSDAVQINLLTGSISGGDAQGDVLINIDNLIGSAFNDTLTGNTYANVLEGGDGNDVLYGGDGNDTLYGHSFTDISALAVAVSTQNQSDTIYGGNGDDYIMGYARDVGSVFYGEAGNDNITVFSGIANGGDGNDTLTGSGHGYELHGGAGADKLYLNASGDAYGGEGSDAYFVSSKTMVAISDDGTAGIDIVTLKNIQSFNDVRIMTNDQGVYIFNAADVQSGNLDSGLFLKDWNKGANTIETFYTNNGDSFTIPVVGQAMAESLMS